A genomic segment from Streptomyces sp. NBC_01233 encodes:
- the gdhA gene encoding NADP-specific glutamate dehydrogenase, producing MKDSKDRLEALRAEIERRNPAQPEFHQAVREVLETLAPVFTARPEYADPAVALVERLTEPERQILFRVPWQDDRGRVHVNRGYRVEFNSALGPYKGGLRFHPSVDISVVKFLGFEQIFKNALTGLGIGGGKGGSDFDPHGRSDAEVMRFCQSFMTELHRHIGEHTDVPAGDIGVGGREIGYLFGQYRRITNRWEAGVLTGKGQGWGGSAIRPQATGYGSVLFAAEMLKVRGEALDGLTAVVSGSGNVALYTIEKLQQLGANPLTCSDSQGYIVDDKGIDLALLKQVKEVERGRVSEYAERRGSSARFVPGGRVWEVPADVAFPSATQNELDAQDARTLVAGGVKAVSEGANMPTTPEAVRILQEAGVAFGPGKAANAGGVAVSALEMSQNAGRVAWSAQRVEDELADIMRSIHAVAHETAERYGAPGDYVTGANIAGFERVADAMLAQGVI from the coding sequence GTGAAGGACTCGAAGGACAGGCTGGAAGCACTGCGGGCCGAGATCGAGCGCCGCAACCCCGCGCAGCCCGAGTTCCACCAGGCCGTACGGGAGGTCCTCGAGACCCTGGCCCCCGTCTTCACCGCCCGGCCCGAGTACGCCGACCCGGCCGTGGCCCTGGTGGAGCGGCTCACCGAGCCCGAGCGGCAGATCCTCTTCCGCGTCCCGTGGCAGGACGACCGGGGCCGGGTCCACGTCAACCGCGGCTACCGCGTCGAGTTCAACAGTGCGCTCGGCCCGTACAAGGGCGGCCTGCGCTTCCACCCGTCGGTGGACATCAGTGTGGTGAAGTTCCTCGGCTTCGAGCAGATCTTCAAGAACGCCCTGACCGGCCTCGGGATCGGCGGCGGCAAGGGCGGCAGCGACTTCGACCCGCACGGCAGGTCGGACGCCGAGGTCATGCGGTTCTGCCAGTCCTTCATGACCGAGCTGCACCGGCACATCGGGGAGCACACCGACGTGCCCGCCGGGGACATCGGGGTCGGCGGCCGCGAGATCGGCTACCTCTTCGGCCAGTACCGGCGCATCACCAACCGCTGGGAGGCCGGCGTCCTGACCGGCAAGGGGCAGGGCTGGGGCGGCTCCGCGATCCGGCCGCAGGCGACCGGCTACGGCAGTGTGCTGTTCGCCGCCGAGATGCTGAAGGTCCGGGGCGAGGCGCTGGACGGGCTGACCGCGGTGGTCTCCGGCTCCGGCAACGTCGCGCTGTACACGATCGAGAAGCTCCAGCAGCTCGGCGCGAACCCGCTGACCTGCTCGGACTCCCAGGGCTACATCGTCGACGACAAGGGCATCGACCTCGCACTGCTCAAGCAGGTGAAGGAGGTCGAGCGCGGGCGCGTGAGCGAGTACGCGGAGCGGCGCGGATCCTCGGCGCGGTTCGTGCCCGGTGGGCGGGTCTGGGAGGTGCCGGCGGACGTCGCCTTCCCCTCCGCCACGCAGAACGAACTGGACGCGCAGGACGCCCGTACGCTCGTCGCGGGCGGGGTCAAGGCGGTCTCCGAGGGCGCCAACATGCCGACCACTCCCGAGGCCGTACGGATCCTGCAGGAGGCCGGGGTCGCGTTCGGGCCCGGCAAGGCCGCCAACGCGGGCGGGGTCGCGGTCAGCGCCCTCGAAATGAGCCAGAACGCCGGACGCGTGGCCTGGAGCGCGCAGCGGGTGGAGGACGAGCTCGCCGACATCATGCGCTCGATCCACGCCGTCGCCCACGAGACCGCCGAGCGGTACGGCGCCCCGGGCGACTACGTCACCGGCGCGAACATCGCCGGCTTCGAGCGGGTCGCGGACGCGATGCTGGCGCAGGGCGTCATCTGA
- a CDS encoding SDR family NAD(P)-dependent oxidoreductase produces MEAHGTGTPLGDPVEAQAVLAAYGRQRTRALRLGSVKSNLGHTQAAAGVAGIVKMVMAMRHGVLPRTLHLDAPTPYVDWSAGGVELLTEDAPWPAGTEPRRAAVSSFGVSGTNAHVILEEPPLPVDDRTAERHDDRPTDAASAERPATSPAGPGPLAWTLSARSDAALRAQAATLTAFLTGHPHEPRPEDVALSLATTRASHEHRAVVLGGDRAELLAALDDLAAGRPSPTVVEGTTGQSGGVAFLFPGQGSQWRDMAVRLLDTNAVFRERIAQCETALAPHVDFELTAVLRGEQDLDRVDVVQPALFAVMVALAEAWRSLGVRPAAVAGHSQGEIAAACVAGALTLEDAARVVALRSRALTTLSGRGGMMSLALPADEARDRLRRWDGRLSLAAVNGAASVVVSGDTDALDELLAACEEDGVRARRVDVDYASHSAHVEGVRAQVLEALAPVRPRAPEIPFFSSVEGRWIEAADAFDADYWYRNLRETVRFDEAVTALVRRDCTTLLEVSPHPVVTTGAQETADALGTDTAVAHTLRRDEGGPEQLLHALAQLYVKGVRPDWSALWPEARRIDLPTTTFLTEPYWLRPGPGAGGAGALGLDEVDHPVLRAALPAAEGLVLTGRLGLAAQPWLADHTVEGQVVLPGAALAELASRAADEAGCAAVDQLTLLTPVLLPDEGDIRLRVDITAPAEDGSRGLTLHTLTGAGHWTTHATGVLLPDAAEPVPATTAWPPSGAEPQDVEALYATLEDAGLAYGPAFRGLRALWRGRDGDLHAEVALPDADQAGAFTLHPALLDACLHPVALGGFLTTGDGRRPALPFEWQGLRFHAAGADTVRVTLSAAGPDAVRLTLTDTTGAPVASVDTLVLRELPAGALGRPDRGDLLRPDQVTRALPGGGHEDCAVRDPELARQLGKQPTREPARHVLVPVPAGEPGEAVRGALTLVHDWLADESHAESRLVFVTRRVHHDVAEAAVAGLVRSAQLEHPDSFRVLDLADLDGTTLAAIPAALATDEPQLTLTSGTATVPRLVRALPAPAGTGELGRTLVTGASGTLGQLVARHLVHAHGVRDLVLAGRRGSEAPGMAALTEELTGAGAQVRAVACDVTDRAALAVLAGGASFTTVVHAAGVLDDGLVTGLTPERLDRVLGAKLDAALHLHELLPQARLVLFSSAVGILGGLGQANYAAANSGLDALARRRHAEGLPGISLAWGLWDATSGMTDGVDRARLGRSGFHPLPTADALAALDAALASDEPVLAPIRLDPGALRAQGEDVPAPLRDLSGKPARRTAALGGGAAVSELAARLAGKTAPERLRTLLELVVGHTAAVLGHASPEAVDPGRAFKDAGFGSLAAVELRNRLAGATGLRLPATLVFSHPNPAAVARHLDELLAGTAPAAAPAVRAPAADADDPVVLVGLGCRLPGGVRTPDDLWEMLVSERDGIGPFPDDRGWPLERLYDPDPAAPGTTYTRHGGFMADATAFDAAFFGVAPREAVVMDPQQRILLETVWEACEDAGIDPASLRGTRTGVFVGAMYQDYGRLLENAAAEGFLAPGVGGGVLSGRVAYTYGLEGPTVTVDTACSSSLTALHLAAQAVRAGECDLALAGGVTVLSTPVPFVEFSRQRGLAADGRCKPFAAAADGTALGEGAAVVLVERLSRARAQGHEVLAVLRGSALNSDGASNGLTAPNGAAQEKVMRAALAAAGLLPADVAAVEAHGTGTSLGDPIEAQALLAVYGQDRPAPLLLGSLKSNVGHVQAAAGIAGVIKAVLSIRNGLLPRSLHIDEPSPHVDWTAGDIALLDRAQPWPEETGPRRMGVSSFGISGTNVHVLIEQAPSPEDAPDPLPALDGVPWLLSARSEQALRGQAGRLLESDTADLPAVARALSTTRAAHRHRAMVTGADARQRRAALTALASDGTADGLRRARAAGQRLTLLFTGQGSQLPAMGRGLYETFPVYAQAFDEVSALFRLDTPLREAVFEREGLLDRTEYTQPALFALQVAQFRLLSSWGVTPDSLIGHSIGELSAACVSGLMSLADAAALVAVRGRVLGELPAGGAMVAVRATEEEVLAVLDAHADRVGIAAVNGPRSVVLSGDEEEVLSAARELSERGHRTRRLQVDVAFHSPRVDPALAEFRAAAAEVRFGRPAIPVVSTVRTAHTMDTPDYWVDQLRGPVRFFDAVREAHGNGATAFLELGPDTVLAPAVETCLPGHPVRPVSLLRRDRDDVRTAVEALGLLHTHGVEVDWAAVHAGRPTTPVRLPKYAFQDRRYWPEPAVVAQAAPAPLPVPEAGERAPALDPFWSAVESADLGAALDLLNLRGDETPAQVLDALGRLRSGAAAPVLEGARWKRVPDGPAPELAYDVLLLAPSTGDEDLADAVAGTLVRHGARVRSGGSGRPDLVVALPGTEPVAEAGVPRWALVDDGGVEPACDHAVTLPKELDAPARSRLCAAVAEGYRETRIEPDGMFVRAYEPLGRTGVWRPEGDVLVAGPADALTAATVDAVLGSGARCLVAGGADRPSGAMEFGDAEGTVRLAAAIVRAGSGFEDVAAPLVAVVSVGEAVREAGASLAVAVHPDLDPRAAVSGLWRAMSTEETAVRLLDAAHVTHPAPAAEPEETAEEATARKPKPEPEPKPKPEPELEPEPEPKPEPELEREPKLAREPEPKPEPELKPELEPELEREPKPEPEPEPEPEPEPEPGGPQPEDFELRAALAGLPRAEWAEVVLGGVRGLAAAVLGYESASEIDAEGEFFDMGLTSVTALELRDHLTRLTGLEWPADLLYECPTPQVLADLVVEQLSATPA; encoded by the coding sequence GTGGAGGCACACGGCACCGGCACCCCCCTCGGCGACCCGGTGGAGGCCCAGGCCGTGCTCGCCGCCTACGGCAGGCAGCGCACCCGGGCGCTGCGCCTGGGATCGGTCAAGTCCAACCTGGGGCACACCCAGGCGGCTGCCGGCGTCGCCGGGATCGTCAAGATGGTCATGGCCATGCGGCACGGGGTACTGCCCCGGACCCTGCACCTCGACGCCCCGACCCCGTACGTGGACTGGTCGGCGGGCGGTGTGGAACTCCTCACCGAGGACGCACCCTGGCCCGCCGGGACGGAACCCCGCCGGGCCGCCGTGTCCTCCTTCGGGGTCAGCGGCACCAACGCCCACGTGATCCTCGAGGAACCTCCGCTGCCGGTGGACGACCGGACCGCCGAACGGCACGACGACCGGCCGACGGACGCGGCGAGCGCCGAGCGCCCCGCGACATCGCCCGCCGGGCCCGGCCCCCTGGCCTGGACCCTGTCCGCCCGCTCCGACGCCGCACTGCGCGCCCAGGCCGCCACCCTCACCGCCTTCCTGACCGGGCACCCGCACGAACCGCGCCCCGAGGACGTGGCCCTCTCCCTGGCCACCACGCGCGCCTCGCACGAGCACCGCGCGGTCGTCCTCGGCGGCGACCGCGCCGAACTCCTCGCCGCACTGGACGACCTGGCCGCCGGCCGGCCCTCGCCCACCGTCGTCGAAGGGACCACCGGGCAGAGCGGCGGCGTGGCCTTCCTCTTCCCCGGCCAGGGTTCGCAGTGGCGGGACATGGCCGTGCGGCTGCTGGACACCAACGCGGTGTTCCGGGAACGGATAGCCCAGTGCGAGACCGCCCTGGCCCCCCACGTGGACTTCGAGCTGACCGCCGTCCTGCGCGGGGAACAGGACCTGGACCGGGTCGACGTCGTCCAGCCCGCCCTGTTCGCCGTCATGGTCGCCCTCGCCGAGGCGTGGCGCTCCCTCGGCGTCCGCCCGGCCGCCGTCGCCGGACACAGCCAGGGCGAGATCGCCGCCGCCTGCGTGGCCGGCGCCCTCACCCTCGAGGACGCCGCCCGCGTCGTCGCCCTGCGCAGCCGGGCCCTGACCACCCTCTCGGGCCGCGGCGGCATGATGTCCCTCGCACTGCCCGCCGACGAGGCGCGCGACCGGCTCCGCCGCTGGGACGGCAGGCTGTCGCTGGCCGCCGTCAACGGCGCGGCCTCCGTGGTCGTCTCCGGCGACACCGACGCCCTCGACGAACTCCTCGCCGCCTGTGAGGAGGACGGCGTACGGGCCCGGCGCGTCGACGTGGACTACGCCTCGCACAGCGCGCACGTGGAAGGCGTCCGCGCGCAGGTCCTGGAGGCCCTCGCCCCCGTCAGGCCGCGCGCCCCCGAAATCCCCTTCTTCTCCTCCGTGGAAGGCCGCTGGATCGAGGCCGCAGACGCCTTCGACGCCGACTACTGGTACCGGAACCTGCGCGAGACCGTCCGCTTCGACGAGGCCGTCACCGCCCTCGTCCGGCGCGACTGCACCACCCTGCTGGAGGTCAGCCCCCACCCGGTGGTCACGACCGGCGCACAGGAGACCGCCGACGCGCTCGGCACCGACACCGCCGTCGCCCACACCCTGCGCCGCGACGAGGGCGGCCCCGAGCAGCTGCTGCATGCCCTCGCCCAGCTGTACGTGAAGGGCGTACGCCCCGACTGGTCCGCGCTCTGGCCCGAAGCCCGCCGTATCGACCTGCCCACCACCACCTTCCTCACCGAGCCGTACTGGCTGCGCCCGGGCCCCGGCGCCGGCGGCGCGGGCGCCCTGGGCCTCGACGAGGTCGACCACCCCGTCCTGCGCGCCGCCCTGCCCGCCGCCGAGGGCCTGGTACTCACCGGCCGGCTCGGCCTGGCCGCCCAACCCTGGCTCGCCGACCACACGGTCGAAGGACAGGTGGTCCTGCCGGGCGCGGCCCTCGCGGAGCTCGCCTCCCGGGCGGCGGACGAGGCCGGCTGCGCCGCCGTCGACCAGCTCACCCTGCTCACACCGGTCCTCCTCCCCGACGAGGGCGACATCCGGCTGCGCGTCGACATCACGGCCCCGGCCGAAGACGGCTCGCGCGGACTGACCCTGCACACCCTCACCGGGGCGGGCCACTGGACCACACACGCCACCGGCGTGCTCCTGCCCGACGCAGCCGAACCGGTGCCCGCCACCACAGCGTGGCCGCCGTCCGGCGCCGAACCCCAGGACGTCGAAGCCCTCTACGCGACCCTGGAGGACGCGGGCCTGGCCTACGGCCCGGCCTTCCGCGGCCTGCGGGCGCTGTGGCGCGGACGCGACGGGGACCTCCACGCCGAGGTCGCACTGCCCGACGCCGACCAGGCCGGCGCGTTCACCCTCCACCCGGCCCTGCTCGACGCGTGCCTGCACCCCGTCGCCCTCGGCGGGTTCCTCACCACGGGAGACGGCCGCCGCCCCGCGCTGCCCTTCGAATGGCAGGGCCTGCGCTTCCACGCCGCAGGCGCCGACACCGTGCGCGTGACCCTGTCCGCCGCGGGCCCCGACGCCGTCCGCCTCACCCTCACCGACACCACCGGGGCACCCGTCGCCTCGGTCGACACCCTCGTGCTCCGCGAGCTTCCGGCGGGCGCCCTCGGCCGCCCCGACCGGGGCGACCTGCTGCGCCCCGACCAGGTGACCCGGGCCCTGCCCGGCGGCGGGCACGAGGACTGCGCCGTACGCGACCCGGAACTCGCCCGGCAGCTGGGGAAGCAGCCCACCCGGGAACCCGCGCGCCACGTCCTGGTGCCGGTTCCGGCCGGCGAGCCCGGAGAGGCCGTGCGCGGCGCGCTCACCCTCGTCCACGACTGGCTGGCGGACGAGAGCCACGCGGAGTCCAGGCTCGTCTTCGTCACCCGCCGGGTCCACCACGACGTGGCGGAAGCCGCCGTCGCGGGCCTCGTACGGTCCGCCCAGCTCGAACACCCCGACAGCTTCCGGGTGCTGGACCTGGCCGACCTCGACGGGACCACCCTCGCCGCGATCCCCGCCGCCCTCGCCACGGACGAGCCCCAGCTCACCCTGACGTCCGGGACCGCGACCGTGCCCCGGCTGGTCCGCGCCCTCCCCGCTCCGGCGGGGACCGGCGAGCTCGGCAGGACCCTGGTGACCGGGGCCTCCGGAACCCTGGGGCAGCTCGTCGCCCGGCACCTCGTCCACGCACACGGCGTACGCGACCTGGTGCTGGCCGGCCGACGCGGCTCCGAGGCACCCGGCATGGCCGCCCTCACGGAGGAACTGACCGGGGCCGGGGCACAGGTCCGGGCCGTCGCCTGCGACGTCACCGACCGCGCCGCCCTCGCGGTACTGGCCGGCGGAGCCTCCTTCACGACCGTCGTCCACGCCGCCGGCGTCCTCGACGACGGCCTGGTGACCGGACTGACCCCCGAACGCCTCGACCGCGTGCTGGGGGCGAAGCTCGACGCGGCGCTCCACCTCCACGAACTGCTGCCCCAGGCACGCCTGGTGCTGTTCTCCTCGGCCGTGGGCATCCTCGGCGGCCTCGGCCAGGCCAACTACGCCGCCGCCAACTCCGGCCTCGACGCCCTGGCCCGCCGCCGCCACGCCGAGGGCCTGCCCGGGATCTCCCTGGCCTGGGGCCTGTGGGACGCCACCAGCGGCATGACGGACGGCGTCGACCGGGCCCGCCTGGGCCGTTCCGGCTTCCACCCGCTCCCGACCGCGGACGCCCTCGCCGCCCTGGACGCCGCCCTGGCCTCGGACGAGCCGGTGCTCGCCCCGATCCGGCTCGACCCCGGCGCCCTGCGGGCGCAAGGTGAGGACGTCCCCGCGCCGCTGCGCGACCTGTCCGGGAAACCGGCGCGCCGCACCGCCGCGCTCGGGGGCGGCGCCGCCGTCTCCGAACTGGCGGCCCGCCTCGCCGGCAAGACCGCCCCCGAGCGCCTGCGCACCCTGCTCGAGCTGGTCGTCGGGCACACCGCCGCCGTCCTCGGACACGCCTCGCCGGAGGCGGTCGACCCCGGCCGGGCCTTCAAGGACGCCGGCTTCGGCTCGCTCGCCGCCGTCGAACTGCGCAACCGGCTCGCCGGAGCCACGGGCCTGCGCCTGCCGGCCACCCTGGTCTTCAGCCACCCCAACCCCGCGGCGGTCGCCCGCCACCTTGACGAACTCCTCGCGGGCACGGCCCCGGCGGCCGCTCCCGCGGTCCGCGCCCCGGCCGCCGACGCGGACGACCCCGTCGTCCTCGTCGGCCTCGGATGCAGGCTCCCCGGCGGCGTCCGCACACCCGACGACCTCTGGGAGATGCTGGTCTCCGAACGCGACGGCATCGGCCCGTTCCCCGACGACCGGGGCTGGCCCCTGGAGCGCCTCTACGACCCCGACCCGGCCGCCCCCGGCACCACGTACACCCGGCACGGCGGCTTCATGGCCGACGCGACCGCCTTCGACGCCGCCTTCTTCGGGGTGGCGCCCCGCGAGGCCGTCGTGATGGACCCGCAGCAGCGGATCCTGCTGGAAACCGTCTGGGAGGCCTGCGAGGACGCCGGCATCGACCCGGCCTCGCTGCGCGGCACCCGGACGGGCGTGTTCGTGGGCGCCATGTATCAGGACTACGGCCGCCTCCTGGAGAACGCCGCCGCCGAGGGCTTCCTCGCCCCGGGCGTCGGCGGCGGCGTCCTGTCCGGACGGGTCGCCTACACCTACGGGCTGGAAGGCCCGACCGTCACCGTCGACACGGCCTGCTCCTCCTCGCTGACCGCCCTGCACCTCGCCGCCCAGGCGGTACGGGCGGGGGAGTGCGACCTCGCGCTCGCCGGCGGGGTGACCGTGCTGTCCACACCGGTGCCCTTCGTCGAGTTCAGCCGCCAGCGCGGACTGGCCGCCGACGGACGGTGCAAGCCCTTCGCGGCCGCGGCCGACGGCACCGCACTGGGCGAGGGCGCCGCAGTGGTGCTCGTCGAACGCCTCTCCCGGGCCCGCGCCCAGGGGCACGAAGTGCTGGCCGTACTGCGCGGCAGCGCCCTCAACTCCGACGGCGCCAGCAACGGCCTCACCGCCCCCAACGGCGCAGCCCAGGAGAAGGTGATGCGCGCGGCGCTCGCCGCGGCCGGCCTGCTCCCCGCCGACGTCGCCGCCGTCGAGGCGCACGGCACCGGCACGTCCCTCGGCGACCCCATCGAGGCGCAGGCGCTCCTCGCGGTCTACGGCCAGGACCGGCCGGCCCCGCTGCTGCTCGGCTCGCTGAAATCCAACGTGGGCCACGTCCAGGCGGCCGCCGGCATCGCGGGAGTGATCAAGGCGGTCCTGTCCATCCGCAACGGCCTGCTGCCCCGGAGCCTGCACATCGACGAGCCCTCCCCGCACGTCGACTGGACCGCCGGCGACATCGCCCTGCTGGACCGGGCGCAGCCATGGCCCGAGGAGACCGGGCCGCGCCGCATGGGAGTCTCCTCCTTCGGCATCAGCGGCACCAACGTGCACGTGCTGATCGAGCAGGCACCGAGCCCCGAGGACGCCCCGGACCCGCTGCCCGCACTGGACGGCGTGCCCTGGTTGCTGTCGGCGCGCTCCGAGCAGGCCCTGCGCGGCCAGGCCGGGCGACTGCTGGAGTCGGACACCGCCGACCTCCCCGCCGTGGCGCGGGCCCTGTCCACCACCCGGGCCGCCCACCGCCACCGGGCCATGGTGACCGGCGCCGACGCACGGCAGCGGCGCGCCGCCCTCACGGCCCTGGCGTCCGACGGCACGGCCGACGGCCTGCGCCGGGCGCGCGCCGCCGGGCAGCGGCTCACCCTGCTCTTCACCGGGCAGGGCAGCCAGCTCCCCGCGATGGGAAGGGGCCTGTACGAAACCTTCCCCGTGTACGCGCAGGCCTTCGACGAGGTGTCCGCGCTCTTCCGGCTCGACACCCCGCTGCGCGAAGCGGTCTTCGAGCGGGAGGGACTGCTGGACCGCACCGAATACACCCAGCCGGCCCTGTTCGCCCTCCAAGTGGCCCAGTTCCGGCTGCTGTCGAGCTGGGGCGTCACCCCCGACTCCCTGATCGGGCACTCCATCGGCGAGCTCTCGGCGGCCTGCGTGTCGGGCCTGATGTCCCTCGCCGACGCCGCCGCCCTGGTCGCCGTCCGTGGCCGGGTCCTCGGCGAACTGCCCGCGGGGGGAGCGATGGTGGCCGTACGGGCGACGGAGGAGGAAGTCCTCGCCGTCCTGGACGCCCACGCCGACCGCGTGGGCATCGCCGCCGTCAACGGCCCCCGGTCGGTCGTCCTGTCCGGGGACGAGGAGGAGGTCCTCTCCGCGGCGCGGGAACTCTCGGAGCGCGGGCACCGCACGCGCCGGCTGCAGGTGGACGTCGCCTTCCACTCGCCCCGCGTGGACCCGGCGCTCGCCGAGTTCCGGGCGGCCGCCGCCGAAGTCCGCTTCGGACGGCCCGCGATCCCGGTCGTCTCCACCGTCCGCACCGCCCACACGATGGACACCCCCGACTACTGGGTGGACCAACTGCGCGGCCCCGTGCGCTTCTTCGACGCCGTCCGCGAGGCCCATGGGAACGGAGCCACGGCCTTCCTGGAACTGGGGCCCGACACCGTCCTCGCGCCGGCCGTCGAAACGTGCCTGCCCGGCCACCCGGTGCGCCCCGTCTCACTGCTGCGCCGCGACCGCGACGACGTGCGCACCGCCGTCGAGGCCCTGGGGCTCCTGCACACCCACGGAGTGGAGGTGGACTGGGCGGCCGTCCACGCCGGGCGGCCGACGACCCCGGTGCGGCTTCCGAAGTACGCCTTCCAGGACCGCCGTTACTGGCCCGAGCCGGCCGTCGTGGCGCAGGCCGCGCCCGCGCCCCTGCCCGTACCCGAGGCGGGGGAGCGGGCACCCGCGCTCGATCCGTTCTGGTCGGCCGTCGAGAGCGCCGACCTCGGCGCCGCCCTCGACCTGCTGAACCTGCGGGGCGACGAGACACCGGCCCAGGTGCTCGACGCCCTCGGCCGGCTGCGCTCCGGAGCGGCGGCGCCGGTCCTGGAGGGGGCGCGGTGGAAGCGGGTGCCGGACGGCCCCGCCCCCGAGCTCGCGTACGACGTCCTGCTGCTCGCCCCCTCCACGGGCGACGAGGACCTGGCCGACGCGGTCGCGGGCACCTTGGTCCGGCATGGAGCCCGGGTCCGCTCGGGCGGTTCCGGGCGCCCGGACCTCGTGGTGGCCCTGCCCGGGACCGAACCGGTCGCCGAGGCGGGGGTGCCCCGGTGGGCCCTCGTCGACGACGGTGGCGTGGAGCCCGCCTGCGACCACGCCGTGACCCTCCCGAAGGAGCTCGACGCGCCCGCGCGCAGCCGCCTGTGCGCGGCCGTCGCCGAGGGGTACCGGGAGACTCGGATCGAGCCGGACGGCATGTTCGTACGCGCCTACGAGCCGCTGGGCCGGACCGGCGTCTGGCGTCCCGAGGGGGACGTCCTGGTGGCCGGCCCGGCGGACGCGCTCACCGCGGCGACCGTCGACGCCGTGCTCGGGTCGGGGGCGCGCTGCCTGGTGGCCGGAGGTGCCGACCGCCCCTCCGGTGCCATGGAGTTCGGGGATGCGGAGGGGACCGTACGGCTCGCGGCGGCGATCGTCCGGGCCGGCAGCGGGTTCGAGGACGTGGCGGCGCCGCTGGTGGCCGTCGTGTCGGTGGGGGAGGCCGTGCGGGAAGCGGGAGCCTCGCTCGCCGTAGCGGTCCACCCGGACCTTGACCCGAGGGCTGCGGTGAGCGGGCTGTGGCGGGCCATGTCCACCGAGGAGACGGCCGTACGCCTCCTGGACGCCGCGCACGTCACGCACCCCGCCCCGGCCGCGGAGCCCGAGGAGACCGCAGAAGAAGCGACGGCCCGCAAACCGAAGCCGGAACCCGAGCCCAAGCCGAAGCCGGAACCCGAGCTGGAGCCGGAGCCGGAGCCGAAGCCGGAACCCGAGCTGGAGCGCGAGCCGAAGCTGGCGCGCGAACCCGAACCGAAGCCGGAGCCCGAACTCAAGCCGGAGCTGGAACCCGAGCTGGAGCGCGAGCCGAAGCCCGAGCCCGAACCGGAGCCCGAACCGGAGCCGGAGCCCGAGCCCGGCGGTCCGCAGCCCGAGGACTTCGAACTCCGGGCCGCCCTCGCGGGACTCCCGCGCGCAGAGTGGGCGGAGGTCGTGCTCGGCGGAGTGCGGGGCCTCGCGGCCGCCGTCCTCGGGTACGAGTCCGCGTCCGAGATCGACGCCGAGGGCGAGTTCTTCGACATGGGCCTGACCTCGGTCACCGCGCTCGAACTGCGCGACCACCTGACCCGGTTGACCGGCTTGGAGTGGCCCGCGGACCTCCTCTACGAGTGCCCGACGCCGCAGGTCCTGGCCGACCTCGTCGTCGAGCAGCTGAGCGCGACCCCTGCCTGA
- a CDS encoding GNAT family N-acetyltransferase: MLRGSKVGLRARHEDDIPILQAELHDDVVNYSRSELRPWRPITPGSKESRLVVDDDEQEHVSFSVVELDGGTLVGTATLWGIDDHNRSAHIGLGLRPASRGKGYGTDVVAVMCHYGFIVRGLQRLQIETLSDNAAMLRSAERNGFVREGVLRSSAWVMGEFMDDVLLGLLAQDWKPDSKGRAVSFGSPR; this comes from the coding sequence ATGCTAAGGGGCAGCAAGGTCGGGCTCAGGGCCCGGCACGAGGACGACATCCCGATCCTGCAGGCCGAACTCCACGACGACGTGGTCAACTACTCGCGGTCCGAACTCCGGCCGTGGCGGCCGATCACGCCCGGCTCGAAGGAGTCGCGGCTGGTGGTGGACGACGACGAGCAGGAGCACGTCTCGTTCTCCGTCGTGGAGCTGGACGGCGGCACGCTGGTCGGCACGGCGACGCTGTGGGGCATCGACGACCACAACCGGTCCGCGCACATCGGGCTGGGGCTGCGGCCGGCCTCTCGCGGCAAGGGCTACGGCACCGACGTGGTCGCGGTGATGTGTCACTACGGCTTCATCGTGCGCGGCCTGCAGCGGCTGCAGATCGAGACGCTGTCCGACAACGCCGCGATGCTGCGCTCCGCCGAGCGCAACGGCTTCGTCCGCGAGGGAGTGCTGCGCTCCTCGGCCTGGGTGATGGGCGAGTTCATGGACGACGTGCTGCTCGGGCTCCTCGCCCAGGACTGGAAGCCGGACTCGAAGGGCCGGGCCGTTTCCTTCGGATCACCGCGCTGA
- a CDS encoding DUF6069 family protein: MSSSAVPDSGPAVPAAPSVHRSGPSWWKVLVAGAVGAAVVNLIVLAVARLAGASLIVVDGGEEHPITVGGVIGGSVVPLVVGTGAALLMALWKPVFLRIAQYVGGGLALLSVAGPLSSDADGGTVVALSLMHITLGVAVVTTLKLHRRNH, from the coding sequence ATGTCGAGCAGTGCCGTTCCAGATTCCGGCCCCGCTGTGCCCGCCGCACCCTCGGTCCACCGGTCCGGCCCCTCCTGGTGGAAGGTGCTGGTGGCCGGCGCGGTCGGGGCGGCCGTGGTCAATCTGATCGTTCTTGCCGTCGCCCGGCTGGCCGGTGCCTCGCTCATCGTCGTCGATGGCGGCGAAGAGCACCCGATCACGGTCGGGGGCGTCATCGGCGGCTCCGTCGTCCCGCTGGTCGTCGGGACGGGCGCTGCCCTCTTGATGGCCCTGTGGAAGCCGGTCTTCCTGCGGATCGCGCAGTACGTGGGCGGTGGGCTGGCACTGTTGTCGGTTGCCGGCCCGTTGTCGTCCGACGCCGACGGCGGCACCGTCGTAGCCCTGTCCCTCATGCACATCACCCTCGGCGTGGCGGTCGTCACCACCCTGAAGCTCCACCGCCGCAACCATTGA